A region from the Halomarina litorea genome encodes:
- a CDS encoding valine--tRNA ligase, with amino-acid sequence MTDLPDEYDPDRIERKWRDEWRDSDLYAYTDDEDRPDYVIDTPPPYPTGDFHIGSALGWCYMDFAARYHRLKGDDVLFPQGWDCHGLPTEVKVEENHGINRHDVSREEFRDLCIEHTEDQIDSMRETMDVLGFSQDWNHEFRTMDPEYWGETQRSFVRMADSDYVYRDEHPVNWCPRCETAIADAEVENIDREGTLHYVTFEGVGNDDIEIATTRPELLAACVGMAVDPDDERYADRIGDTFEVPLFGQEVELLADDDVDGDFGTGAVMICTFGDKQDVTWWAEYDLDLRAVFTEDGRLNDLADEYAGLTVDEAKKQIAADLESEGYLNDTEPLEQSVGACWRCDTPIEILSKEQWFVRVDQDEILSYAREVEWIPEHMYTRLEEWTEGMDWDWVISRQRVFATPIPAWFCGDCGEPYIAREDDLPVEPTEEDPEVGECPECGGDRWHGETDVMDTWMDSSISAMYVNGWPDEAFSPVQLREQGHDIIRTWAFYTILRTAALEEEIPWEEALVNGMVFGDDGYKMSKSRDNSVAPEEAVSEYSADAFRQAMALGGQPGADIQFQWKEVKSASRLLTKLWNITKFAAGHVDERTPEVEDPAYRDADAWILARSAQVANDVQSHMDEYRFDAALREIREFVWHDLADDYLELIKGRLYEGRPGERNAARHALFTVLTASLRMLSPFAPFLTEEAYSALPGTEGSVHVAGWPATEFDADGADVRGQLVADVASRIRGWKSEQGMALNAELERVEVFPDEADRALDTYDLSGAVNAPVYVETGRPNVEMVPVGVDPDHATIGPEFRDRAGAVIAALESTDPGELKAQKDMADELELDVDGETVSLDTDAFDVLEEQRAASGEEVVVLELDDATVLIYEG; translated from the coding sequence ATGACCGACCTACCGGACGAGTACGACCCGGACCGTATCGAGCGCAAGTGGCGAGACGAGTGGCGCGACAGCGACCTCTACGCCTACACCGACGACGAGGACCGCCCCGACTACGTCATCGACACGCCGCCGCCGTACCCCACCGGCGACTTCCACATCGGGAGCGCGCTGGGGTGGTGTTACATGGACTTCGCCGCCCGCTACCACCGACTCAAGGGCGACGACGTCCTCTTCCCGCAGGGGTGGGACTGCCACGGCCTCCCGACCGAGGTCAAGGTCGAGGAGAACCACGGCATCAACCGCCACGACGTCTCCCGCGAGGAGTTCCGGGACCTGTGCATCGAGCACACCGAAGACCAGATCGACTCCATGCGCGAGACGATGGACGTCCTCGGCTTCTCGCAGGACTGGAACCACGAGTTCCGCACGATGGACCCCGAGTACTGGGGGGAGACCCAGCGCTCGTTCGTCCGGATGGCCGACTCCGACTACGTCTATCGCGACGAACACCCCGTCAACTGGTGTCCGCGCTGTGAGACGGCCATCGCGGACGCCGAAGTCGAGAACATCGACCGCGAGGGCACCCTCCACTACGTCACCTTCGAGGGCGTCGGGAACGACGACATCGAGATCGCGACGACCCGCCCCGAACTGCTCGCGGCCTGCGTCGGGATGGCCGTCGACCCCGACGACGAACGCTACGCGGACCGAATCGGCGACACCTTCGAGGTGCCCCTGTTCGGCCAGGAGGTCGAACTGCTCGCCGACGACGACGTCGACGGCGACTTCGGGACGGGCGCGGTGATGATCTGTACGTTCGGCGACAAACAGGACGTGACGTGGTGGGCCGAGTACGACCTCGACCTGCGCGCGGTGTTCACCGAGGACGGCCGCCTCAACGACCTCGCCGACGAGTACGCCGGTCTCACCGTCGACGAGGCCAAGAAGCAAATCGCCGCCGACCTCGAATCGGAGGGCTACCTCAACGACACCGAACCACTCGAACAGTCCGTCGGCGCCTGCTGGCGGTGTGACACCCCCATCGAGATTCTCTCGAAGGAACAGTGGTTCGTCCGGGTCGACCAGGACGAGATCCTCAGCTACGCCCGGGAGGTCGAGTGGATCCCCGAGCACATGTACACCCGACTGGAGGAGTGGACCGAGGGGATGGACTGGGACTGGGTCATCTCCCGCCAGCGCGTGTTCGCCACCCCCATCCCGGCGTGGTTCTGTGGTGACTGCGGCGAACCGTACATCGCACGCGAGGACGACCTGCCCGTCGAACCCACCGAGGAGGACCCCGAAGTCGGCGAGTGTCCCGAGTGCGGTGGCGACCGCTGGCACGGCGAGACGGACGTCATGGACACGTGGATGGATTCCTCCATCAGCGCGATGTACGTCAACGGCTGGCCCGACGAGGCGTTCTCGCCCGTCCAGTTGCGCGAACAGGGCCACGACATCATCCGGACGTGGGCGTTCTACACCATCCTCCGGACCGCGGCGCTCGAAGAGGAGATTCCGTGGGAGGAGGCGTTGGTCAACGGGATGGTCTTCGGCGACGACGGCTACAAGATGTCGAAGTCGCGGGACAACTCCGTCGCGCCCGAGGAGGCCGTCTCCGAGTACTCCGCCGACGCCTTCCGGCAGGCGATGGCCCTCGGCGGCCAGCCCGGTGCCGACATCCAGTTCCAGTGGAAGGAGGTCAAGTCGGCCTCCCGCCTGCTGACGAAGCTCTGGAACATCACGAAGTTCGCCGCCGGCCACGTCGACGAGCGGACTCCCGAGGTCGAGGACCCGGCGTACCGCGACGCCGACGCGTGGATTCTCGCACGGTCGGCACAGGTCGCGAACGACGTGCAGAGCCACATGGACGAGTACCGCTTCGACGCCGCCCTCCGCGAGATTCGGGAGTTCGTCTGGCACGACCTCGCCGACGACTACCTCGAACTCATCAAGGGGCGCCTCTACGAAGGTCGCCCGGGCGAGCGCAACGCGGCGCGACACGCGCTGTTCACCGTCCTGACGGCGTCGCTCCGCATGCTCTCGCCGTTCGCGCCCTTCCTCACCGAGGAGGCCTACTCGGCGCTCCCCGGCACCGAGGGGAGCGTCCACGTCGCCGGGTGGCCGGCGACCGAGTTCGACGCGGACGGGGCGGACGTCCGCGGCCAACTCGTCGCCGACGTCGCCAGTCGCATCCGCGGGTGGAAGTCCGAGCAGGGGATGGCGCTCAACGCCGAACTCGAACGCGTCGAGGTGTTCCCCGACGAGGCCGACCGCGCACTCGACACGTACGACCTCTCCGGGGCCGTCAACGCCCCGGTGTACGTCGAGACGGGCCGTCCGAACGTCGAGATGGTCCCGGTCGGCGTCGACCCCGACCACGCGACCATCGGCCCCGAGTTCCGCGACCGGGCGGGGGCGGTCATCGCGGCGCTCGAATCGACGGACCCGGGCGAACTGAAGGCCCAGAAGGACATGGCCGACGAACTCGAACTGGACGTCGACGGCGAGACGGTCTCGCTCGACACGGACGCTTTCGACGTCCTCGAAGAACAGCGTGCGGCCAGCGGCGAGGAGGTCGTCGTCCTCGAACTGGACGACGCGACGGTCCTCATCTACGAGGGCTGA
- a CDS encoding aminopeptidase, with translation MDERIHEHARILVEWSARIEAGDDVVVQVDEDAHELGVAVAAQLGEKGANPVTVYRSGEMERSYLSSHDGEFDQDPDHALSLYENADSVLSLRGGRNTSAMADVDGDIRQAYSKARMGVHEARLDTDWVATVHPNRSLAQQAGMAFEEYQEFAYAAILRDWESLAEEMQRMKEILDAGSEVRLVKESTDITMSIEDRIAVNSAASVAYDSHNLPSGEVFTAPYDTEGTVLFDVPMTLNGRHVRNARLTFEDGEVVDYAAEAGEAALAEVLDTDEGARRLGELGVGMNRGIDRFTDNILFDEKMGDTVHLALGRSYDSNVPEGETGNDSAVHVDLITDVSGDSRMEVDGEVVQRNGRFRWEVGFSESES, from the coding sequence ATGGACGAGCGCATCCACGAACACGCACGCATCCTCGTCGAGTGGAGCGCCCGCATCGAGGCGGGCGACGACGTGGTCGTACAGGTCGACGAGGACGCACACGAACTGGGCGTCGCGGTCGCCGCCCAACTCGGCGAGAAGGGCGCGAACCCCGTCACCGTCTATCGCTCCGGCGAGATGGAGCGGTCGTACCTCTCCTCCCACGACGGCGAGTTCGACCAGGACCCCGACCACGCGCTCTCGCTGTACGAGAACGCCGACAGCGTCCTCTCGCTTCGTGGGGGGCGCAACACGAGCGCCATGGCCGACGTGGACGGTGACATCCGGCAGGCGTACTCGAAGGCCCGCATGGGCGTCCACGAGGCCCGCCTCGACACCGACTGGGTGGCGACGGTCCACCCCAACCGCTCGCTGGCCCAGCAGGCCGGCATGGCTTTCGAGGAGTACCAGGAGTTCGCGTACGCGGCCATCCTCCGTGACTGGGAGTCCCTGGCCGAGGAGATGCAGCGGATGAAGGAGATCCTCGACGCGGGCAGCGAAGTCCGACTCGTCAAGGAGAGTACGGATATCACGATGTCCATCGAGGACCGCATCGCGGTCAACAGCGCCGCGAGCGTCGCCTACGACAGCCACAACCTCCCCTCCGGGGAGGTGTTCACGGCCCCCTACGACACCGAGGGGACGGTGCTGTTCGACGTGCCGATGACGCTCAACGGCAGGCACGTCCGGAACGCACGCCTCACCTTCGAGGACGGCGAGGTGGTCGACTACGCGGCGGAGGCCGGCGAGGCCGCACTCGCGGAGGTCCTCGACACCGACGAGGGGGCCCGGCGGCTCGGCGAACTCGGCGTCGGGATGAACCGCGGCATCGACCGGTTCACGGACAACATCCTCTTCGACGAGAAGATGGGCGACACCGTCCACCTCGCGCTCGGTCGGTCGTACGACTCGAACGTCCCCGAGGGCGAGACGGGCAACGACTCGGCGGTTCACGTCGACCTCATCACGGATGTGAGCGGGGACTCGCGCATGGAGGTAGACGGTGAGGTCGTCCAGCGGAACGGTCGGTTCCGGTGGGAGGTGGGGTTCTCCGAGAGCGAGAGCTGA